A part of Brachybacterium faecium DSM 4810 genomic DNA contains:
- a CDS encoding predicted dehydrogenase (PFAM: Oxidoreductase family, C-terminal alpha/beta domain; Oxidoreductase family, NAD-binding Rossmann fold): MLVGSPLESGAIHMNDLRIGVIGFGARHTLAVHAHQPGEGSAVTVVADPGEHGKANARKALGEDVPIVDSVDELLAEHEVDAVMILAPDYAHASVALKTLEAGIPTFSEKPMAISVEDTDAMLALAKEKRARLYIGHNMRHMPVVRQMKAIVDSGRIGRVRAIWCRHFVGAGGDFYFKDWHAERAKSTSLLLQKGAHDIDVIHWLAGGYTRRVSGIGDLAVYGDITDRRDNSDRLMWDWFDADTWPPTAQKELNPIIDVEDISMIQMRLDNGVLASYQQCHFTPDYFRNYTVIGDAGRIENMGDGSGAQIHIWESRRSGPGRPDAVDVIARAEGGHGGADPSLVAEFLSFVRHGGVTDVSAIAAREAVATGVLGAESIRNDGVPYDVPAVPEDVRRYFDEGQA, encoded by the coding sequence ATGCTGGTCGGATCCCCACTCGAAAGCGGTGCCATCCACATGAACGACCTCCGAATCGGCGTCATCGGCTTCGGTGCGCGCCACACCCTGGCCGTGCATGCCCACCAGCCGGGGGAGGGCTCGGCGGTCACGGTCGTGGCCGATCCTGGTGAGCACGGGAAGGCCAATGCCCGCAAGGCGCTCGGCGAGGACGTCCCGATCGTCGACAGCGTCGACGAGCTGCTGGCGGAGCACGAGGTCGACGCGGTCATGATCCTGGCCCCCGACTATGCCCACGCCTCGGTCGCGCTGAAGACCCTCGAGGCCGGGATCCCCACCTTCAGCGAGAAGCCGATGGCGATCAGCGTCGAGGACACTGATGCGATGCTCGCGCTGGCGAAGGAGAAGCGGGCCCGGCTCTACATCGGCCACAACATGCGCCACATGCCGGTGGTGCGGCAGATGAAGGCCATCGTGGACTCGGGCCGCATCGGCCGGGTGCGGGCGATCTGGTGCCGCCACTTCGTCGGCGCCGGCGGCGACTTCTACTTCAAGGACTGGCATGCCGAGCGCGCGAAGTCGACGAGCCTGCTGCTGCAGAAGGGCGCCCACGACATCGACGTGATCCACTGGCTGGCCGGCGGTTACACCCGCCGTGTCTCCGGCATCGGCGACCTCGCCGTCTACGGCGACATCACCGATCGTCGCGACAACTCCGACCGTCTCATGTGGGACTGGTTCGACGCGGACACCTGGCCGCCCACGGCCCAGAAGGAGCTGAACCCGATCATCGACGTCGAGGACATCTCGATGATCCAGATGCGGCTCGACAACGGCGTGCTCGCCTCCTACCAGCAGTGCCACTTCACGCCCGACTATTTCCGCAACTACACCGTGATCGGTGACGCGGGGCGGATCGAGAACATGGGCGATGGCAGCGGAGCGCAGATCCACATCTGGGAGTCCCGCCGTTCCGGGCCCGGCCGCCCCGACGCGGTCGACGTCATCGCGCGCGCCGAGGGCGGGCACGGGGGAGCGGATCCGAGCCTGGTCGCCGAGTTCCTGAGCTTCGTGCGCCACGGCGGCGTCACCGACGTCTCCGCGATCGCCGCGCGCGAGGCCGTGGCCACCGGTGTGCTCGGGGCGGAGTCGATCCGCAACGACGGCGTCCCCTACGACGTCCCGGCGGTGCCGGAGGACGTGCGTCGCTACTTCGACGAGGGTCAGGCCTGA